CGTTGGGCGCGCTCGCCGCGATACACGCGCTGCATCTGATAGCGGCGGAACGGGAATGCGAGGTCGTGCTCGTGTTCGGCGACGTAACGCGCGAGCGGCACGGTCAGGTCGAAGCGCAACGCCAGTTCGGGCATGCCCTCGCCCGCGCTCTTGTCGTGTGACTTCTCGAGCGCCCCGGTCGACTGGACGAAATACACCTGCCGTTCGGTCTCGCCGCCGGACTTGGTCAGCAGCACCTCGGACAGCTCCATCACCGGCGTTTCCACCGGCAGGAAGCCGAAACGCTCGAAATTGCGCCGGATGGTGTCGAGCAGGCGCTGGAAGGCGATCTGATCCCGAGGGAGCAGTTCCATGACGCCAGGCGGGGTGCGCGGCTTGATCAACGCGGCAGTCCTTTGTTCTGGAGGGTTCCCGGGCGGAGTGCATCCGTCGGGAATCCCGGTGGAACGGGCATTCTAGCGGCCGCTCCCGGCCCGGCCCATACAAAGGGTTGCCCGGACCACGATCGGCCCGTAAAATGCCGGGCTCCCGCGGGGTGTAGCTCAGCCTGGTAGAGCGCTACGTTCGGGACGTAGAAGTCGCAGGTTCGAATCCTGTCACTCCGACCAGCCTTCGCCCTTAGGGCTTCGGCTCGGCAAGCCGAAGGCGCAGAATGATTGACACCTTTATTTATTGTATATACAATAAATCATGAAGATAACCTTCGACGCCGGCAAGCAGGACAGGACCCTGCAGGAGCATGGTCTGGATTTTGCCGATGCCGGTGAGATCTTCTCCGGAAAGTTCTTCACTGCTGAAGATGTCAGGCAGAATTACGGAGAGATCAGGTTTGTCAGTGTCGGTCGCCTGGGGGGACGGACGGTCGTCGTAGTCTGGACTCCCCGCGGTGATGCCCACCATATCATATCGATGAGGAAGGCCAATGAAAGGGAACAGGAAAGATACGCGCGGCACCTGGACTGATCCGGATGACGCGCCGGAATTGACGGACGAATGGTTTGAAAAAGCCACACTGATGCAGGGAAACAGGGTTGTCCGGCGCGGGCGTCCGAAACTGCCGGTGACGAAAACTCTGGTTTCGCTGAGGCTCGATGCCGACGTGCTGGAGGGTTTCCGGGCCACCGGCGCCAGATGGCAGTCACGGATCAACCAGGTTCTGCGCAGGCATCTTCTTCATGACCGCAAGGAATAATGCTTCACCATATCGATCATAAAGCTCTTTGATCAGCCCGGCCTGCTAATTAAACCCGGAGCGGTATTTTTGATTTGTAAAAACTGCGGTACTCCGGGCGATGCTGCTCCCTCCCTTGACACCTGTTCCGGGACGGGAGACCCTGCCGTTCCATGACCATCGCGCTTCCCGATGATGACAACGAGGATCTGACGTCCCGCCAGGACGAGATCCGGCACGCTGTCCAGCGAGGCAATTCCCGCACGGCCCTGGCCATTGTTACTGGTCATCATCCCGCAGACATTGCCGAACTTCTGGACCTGCTGCCTGGGCCGGACCGCCAGCAGCTGGTGGAATGGTTGCGGCCCCGCTTTGATCCGGAGATCCTGGCGTACCTGGCCCCCGAGGTGCGGGACGAGGTGGTCAGCCAGCTGAACCCGCAGGAGCTGGCCGAGGCGCTGGGAGAGCTGGAATCAGACGATGCCGTCGGTGTCCTGGAGGAAATCGCGCCCGGGGAACGGGCGGAAATCCTGGCCCAGATGCCCGAGGATACCCGCCAGGCGGTCGAGGAAGGCCTGGTCTGGCCGGAATACAGCGCTGGCCGTCTGATGCAGCGCGATTTTGTGGGTCTGCCTTCGTCCTGGACGGTCGGGCAGACCCTGAAATGGCTGCAGGACAGGGGAGAAGACCTTCCGGAAGGGCTCCATGAAATCTTCACTACCGACAGCCATGGCCGGCTGGAAGGCGCTGTGCCCCTGGCGCACCTGCTGCGGTCTGCGCCCGCACGTCCTCTGGAAGGGATAATGATCCGCGATGTCAGCACATTTTCTCCCGCCACGGGGCAGGAGGAGGTGGCTTTCATGTTCCGCAAGTATGGCCTTGTGTCAGCGCCTGTGGTGGACAGCAACGGCCACATCCTGGGAGTCATCACGGTTGACGACGCGCTGGAAGTGATAGAAGAGGAAGCGCAGGACGACATCCTGCGACTGGCCGGTGTGGGGCAGAGCGACATCCACCTGTCCCTGCGCCAGACGGTGACCAGCCGTCTGCGCTGGCTGGCGGTGACCCTGCTCAACACGGTCACCGCGTCGCTGGTCATCGCGCAGTTCGCGGATACCATCGAAAAGATCGTCGTGCTGGCTGTCCTGATGCCCATCGTGGCCGCCATGGGGGGCAATGCGGGCATGCAGGCGGTGACTGTGATGGTCCGCGGTCTGGCCATGCGGGACGTGCAGAAGGCCAACGCCCTGCGCCTGGTGGGCAAGGAAGCGGTGATCGGCATGATCAACGGCGTGGCCTTCGCGGTGATCCTGGGAGGTCTTGCGGCGGTGTGGTTCCATGATATCCGCGTGGCCGGAGTCCTGGCGCTGGCCATGACCTGCAATATGATCTGGGCCGGTCTTGCGGGGACCATCATCCCCCTGACCCTGGACCGCATGGGCATAGACCCTGCCGTGGCCGCCGGCCCATTTCTGACCACCACCACAGACGTGCTGGGATTCCTGCTGTTTCTGGGCCTGGCGACCTTGTTGCTGCTTTAGGAGGGAACGCTCCCCCACGGACCCGCCACCGGGGGTGAAAACGTGCCATCCATGTCCCTCAGGGCCCTGACCCTGTTCTGGATCCGGGGATGAGTGGAGAACAGGCTGTCCATGCGCTGGCCGTGCAGGGGATTGACGATGAACATGTGGGCCGTGGCAGGATTGGCCTCGGCGCGGCGGTTGAGGATGCGCATGCTGCCCCGTTCCAGCTTTTCCAGGGCGTCAGCCAGGGCCAGCGGATCGCCACAGATTTCAGCGCCCTTACGGTCCGCGCTGTATTCCCGGGTGCGGGAGATGGCCATCTGCACCAGCATGGCGGCCACAGGGGCCAGCAACATGGCCACCAGCGCCAGAAGGGGATTGCCGCCCCGGCCATTCCCGTCGCTTCTGCCCAAGGGCATGAAGATGGCCAGGTTGGCCAGCATGGAAATGGCGCCGGCCACCGTGGCGGTGACGGTCATGGTCAGGGTGTCGCGGTTTTTCACGTGGGCCAGTTCATGGGCAATGACAGCTGCTGTTTCCCGCGGGGTGAGAATGTCCAGAAGGCCTGTATGGACAGCTACGGCGGCGTGGCGGGGGCTGCGCCCGGTGGCAAAGGCGTTGGGCTGCGGATTGTCAATGATGAACACCCGCGGCGTGGGCAGGCCGGCCTTCCGCGCCAGATCTTCTGTCATCCGGTATACAGGGCCGTCATGGATCTGGCGGGCGCCGTACATGCCCAGCACGATTTTGTCCGAGAACCAGAACGAGACAATATTCATCACCCCGGCCAGGGCCAGCGCCATGATCATTCCCCCCTTGCCCCCCAGGGCAAAGCCGAGCCATCCGAACAGGGCTGTCAGCCCGGCCAGAAGAACAGCGGTTTTCAGAAGGTTCACAGGTGCCTCCGACAATTGCTGATCCTGTATATGGGGTTTTCCATGCGGGGATCAAACCCCCTGGTGGAACGCGGCCAGCCTGTTGCCATCCTTTTAGTTGCATGAAATCCTTGTCCTGAAAGAACCACGGCCTGCTGGAGATTGGCGTGAAGGACTGGATCAGGGCATGGAGTGGCCGGATAGCAGCTGGAACCGGCCTCTGGCTGGTTTTCCAGACCTGCGGCATGAAGGATGAGGCTGAAATCAGCCTGCAGAAGGCCGAACGCCGCCTCACCCATGCAACAGGGGCCCATAAGGAAGTATTTTCCGGGCAGACCCTGCATGGATGGCATTTTGAGGAATACCACTGGGACAATGCGGCCATGGCGGCAGACATTGCCCTGCTGTCGGGCAGGGTTACAGCCTCTGGACACGAGGCTGCCGCTCTGGGGCAGGAGAATGCAGACCTGCAGCGGCTGGCGGATTATTTCCTGATCCGGTCCCTTGCCCAGGATCTGGCCGGAGCCAGTGAGGAACAGGCAAGGGCAGTGGAAAAATCCCTGGAAAAGACGCTGGCCGGCATGGCCAGCCGGGATACGGGGCGGGATGACCACCCGCGCTTTGTTTTCCTGACCGTTCAGGGGATGGGTCTGTCCAGGGCGCAGTTCGACACCCTGTGGGATGGCAATCCGGACTCTCAGACCCTTGCGCAGGCCCGTCAGGGCATAGTGGTTCGACTGAAAGCGTGGGGTATGTCCGGCGCTGACGGGACTGTGGACGCCCTGACACAGGCCTTTGCCGACTCTACCAGGGCCGGAGGAGAAAATGCCCGGAATTTCTTTGTCCATCCGGCCGGACATGACGGCCTGCATGTCGTTTATATCTCTGCCTCGCCGGAAATGCTGGGTGCCCGGGACGTCTTTGTATACCGCACACTGTCTGCCTATGGTGAGGTCCTGGCTGACCAGATGTGGCCGGGACAGGAGCTTCTGTCACACAATCCAGACCTGACGGGTGAATGCCTTGTGGCCGACATGAGGGAGCGGCTCCAGACCGCAGGTTTTCCCTGGACTACATGGATTGGCATGAAGAATGCCCGCTGCGTCTTTCCGGACGCCCAGACTGGCCTGTCTGGAAAATACGCCCGGAGTTTCTGTGGGTTGGGAGCAGCACCATGAGGATACTGAAAGCCCTGGGACGTCTGCCTGCATCCTGGCGCGTGTTTGGCGTATCGGCCCTTGTGGCAGGACTGAACTTCTTCTCTGCGGCCCATGATTCCGCCCGCGCCCGGGAGATGGAGGACCAGGCCGCCGTGCTGGAATCCGCCGTACGGGAAAGCCCGTTGGGACGCGCGGCAGAGCGTCACGCCCGTCTGGAGGACCAGAAAAAGGATCTGGCCCCCCAGGAAAGGGACCTGGAAGAACGGCTTGAATTCCTTCAGGAACAGTACCGCCGCCTGAACCGCATGAAACTGTTTTTCCTGTTCCAGGAAGTTTCTGGAACCGCAACACAGTTCCGGGACGGGCAGGATGCCGAAACCGGATACAGGGCGGTGCAGCAGACCCTGCAGGGACAGGCCCGGGCAGAGCTGGGCCATGCCAAATTCATCCTCTGGCTGTCCCCGGGCCGTGCGGGGCTGACCCCGCAACAGCAGAAAGCCATCCGGGCGGCGCTGGCGGAAAAACGGCCGGAAGCCATCGCCCGTCTGAAAAAACAGACTGAAAGGCGGATCCAGAGGATTCTGGAGCAGGAACTATCCTCCCGGCTTCCGGCTGTCGTGGGCCAGGTCTCCAGGCACCGGGCGGCCGCGAAAATTGCCGATGACCTATTTTGGTATATCCTGTCTGAAAAGGCTGCCGGTATTTATCTCTCACCGAATTATATGGGCTTTCCTGTTTCCGGACCTGGCAATGACAGCTGGGGCGTCATTGTTTCCAGGGAATGTCAGGACCTCTGGAGCTGTGGCAACGGATCGCAGCACACTCTTATCCACGAGACGGGTCACAGTGTTGACGGTCGCTATATAGGGAAAATGAAGGAGTGGACCCTTACCAGGACGGAAAATGTGGCGGACATGACCGTCCTGCTGCTTC
The nucleotide sequence above comes from Pseudomonadota bacterium. Encoded proteins:
- a CDS encoding BrnA antitoxin family protein; protein product: MKGNRKDTRGTWTDPDDAPELTDEWFEKATLMQGNRVVRRGRPKLPVTKTLVSLRLDADVLEGFRATGARWQSRINQVLRRHLLHDRKE
- a CDS encoding ATP phosphoribosyltransferase regulatory subunit, with protein sequence MIKPRTPPGVMELLPRDQIAFQRLLDTIRRNFERFGFLPVETPVMELSEVLLTKSGGETERQVYFVQSTGALEKSHDKSAGEGMPELALRFDLTVPLARYVAEHEHDLAFPFRRYQMQRVYRGERAQR
- the mgtE gene encoding magnesium transporter — its product is MTIALPDDDNEDLTSRQDEIRHAVQRGNSRTALAIVTGHHPADIAELLDLLPGPDRQQLVEWLRPRFDPEILAYLAPEVRDEVVSQLNPQELAEALGELESDDAVGVLEEIAPGERAEILAQMPEDTRQAVEEGLVWPEYSAGRLMQRDFVGLPSSWTVGQTLKWLQDRGEDLPEGLHEIFTTDSHGRLEGAVPLAHLLRSAPARPLEGIMIRDVSTFSPATGQEEVAFMFRKYGLVSAPVVDSNGHILGVITVDDALEVIEEEAQDDILRLAGVGQSDIHLSLRQTVTSRLRWLAVTLLNTVTASLVIAQFADTIEKIVVLAVLMPIVAAMGGNAGMQAVTVMVRGLAMRDVQKANALRLVGKEAVIGMINGVAFAVILGGLAAVWFHDIRVAGVLALAMTCNMIWAGLAGTIIPLTLDRMGIDPAVAAGPFLTTTTDVLGFLLFLGLATLLLL
- a CDS encoding BrnT family toxin, whose translation is MKITFDAGKQDRTLQEHGLDFADAGEIFSGKFFTAEDVRQNYGEIRFVSVGRLGGRTVVVVWTPRGDAHHIISMRKANEREQERYARHLD
- the htpX gene encoding zinc metalloprotease HtpX; its protein translation is MNLLKTAVLLAGLTALFGWLGFALGGKGGMIMALALAGVMNIVSFWFSDKIVLGMYGARQIHDGPVYRMTEDLARKAGLPTPRVFIIDNPQPNAFATGRSPRHAAVAVHTGLLDILTPRETAAVIAHELAHVKNRDTLTMTVTATVAGAISMLANLAIFMPLGRSDGNGRGGNPLLALVAMLLAPVAAMLVQMAISRTREYSADRKGAEICGDPLALADALEKLERGSMRILNRRAEANPATAHMFIVNPLHGQRMDSLFSTHPRIQNRVRALRDMDGTFSPPVAGPWGSVPS